A window of Rosa rugosa chromosome 7, drRosRugo1.1, whole genome shotgun sequence genomic DNA:
ATTGAAAAATTACAGGCTTTAGGTAATCACATACAAACATAGAGGGGAGAGATGTACTTACATGTATAACCAGGATAGGGCAGTTCACCATTGCAATTTTATCGATATTCTGGAAAAGATATAATATGAAATATAAGACCCAATGATAGCAGGAAATGAGCATGCTAATGGTTGGTAGAAAACTACCTTGTAAATATCAAACCAGTATGTCCGCTTGACAGGGTACAACACCCTCAGCCCGGACATAATAGGACTGTGTAACACTACACCTCTCAAGGTTGGTATACGTGAAGCAAGATCAACAGTGGGGCCACTACCAACAGACTGACCATATAATATCAGTTGTTCATCCTTGACCCCACACTGCTCCTTGAGGCATTTATATGCTGCATCAATATCTGCGTATGTATTACATTCAGATGCCTGTTTCGAAAGAAAGAGACTGTTACACTATTTGTTATGTTacaataaaaatcataacaCCAATTAAAACTATCCAAAGGCAATAGATCCAAAATCCATAATCTGTCTCTTGCCCCTTCCCTCATGGCCACACACAGACACAACCCTTATATATTATACCACATGAAGTTGGGCAAACCTTAAATAACTATAGTAAGTTAGGCAACTTATAACGCCAGAAATTGGACCAATGCATCTAACCTTTCCAGTTGACTGCCCATAGCCAGAGTAATCATACCTACAAAATCCACATAAAAATTTGTTACAGTACGCCAATCATATTAATATAGATAGTTCTATCTCATTGCTGTTGTAATGTTTATCTCTATATTCATGTGGACATGCTTGAACCAGATGAACACTCTGATCGAAATGGACAAATTGGCTTGGAACCAGTATTAAATAAGTCAGTACCAACATTGTGATTAGTTAAAGAAAGACACAGTCAAGTGAAAAGATAATACTATGTCACTTTCAACTGTATTGATCAGTATATTTGTGTATGCACCACTACATTGAtctccaagaaaaaaaaaaccttgctAAAGTTGGCACATGTGACTTAATTCAGCAGAGAAGGTAGTTTATGTGTTATATCATATGCAAAGCACAAGGGCCAAGTGATAATCATGTTTTGCTTCACTGCATAGTCACTCAAAATTAATGAACAGAAGTAAACATCAAAGCAGGGATGTCAGTGATCATCAATTCATGAGTAATACCTGAATGGTATGGCTCTTTTTTAAATGAGAAGGTCAGGGATTCGGCGGAGGGAAAAGGGCTAAGGTTTTATGGGAGGTAGGGTCTTAGCTATCATATGGGTGATCTGGATGGAGAGAAATATTGAGCAAGTTCAGATCCAAACTGGTATTCCATAATTCAGGCTTCAATGCTTTAATTAATGAAACCTATGTTTGTCTACTTCCAAAGAAGGTGGATGCAGAAAGGTTGGGACTATAGGCCGAGCAGTTGTTTTAAGCTTGTACTAAAGTATTGCCAATGTAGTCTCAACTATCAAGGCAGGTGTTGGGAGATAGCGCCCAGGTTGAATGGGCATCTGTATAAGTGAAGTGGTAGAGTTAGTATGTGATTcgaagaataaataaataagaaataccTGAATTTTAAGCGGTGATTTAATTAGCAAACCAAGTGAGATGATATTTTGGTGCAGATATTTCAGTTTTTATCCAGAGGAAATGTGCACACAGTCGGAAGTTAGAAGTAACGTGATCAGTTTTACTTCCTTCCTATAACATtatctataatccaaaataacaAACATAATAAGGGAAATGCTAATAACTGGAAAATGAAGTTATTTTTCATCAATCTACTCCGACAAACAAGTTCAATTTACTAATAACTAAATCCAAtgaaatcaaattcaaattatTCTTGCAAGGTTGCAAGTATATCTACATTGTTTTTGAAGGATGATTAATCATTAATGATTTAGAAACATAGGTACAAACCATAACGGTCAAACCAAATAAAACAAATGAGCCATTCTTTGTAAGAGGAAAATGGTCATTTATAAATAAAACTATCAGTCAGTTGACCGGAGACACAGAAAGTAAACtaaatgttttttttcttttttctttttttgtctttttctcaCATCTGCACTTGTATGATATGTTTGATGGATAATCTTGCTTGAATCGTTTAATACGACATTACTGTTCAGACAGCTCAATCCCTATCGTCTACAGGTATACATGTACAATGCAAGTCTAAATTTAGTATGTTCAGTATTGTGCAGCTCAACTAATAGGCCTGATTATTGAACAGATTGCAATTAATTCATATGAATTCCCATCCTGTGACTCAGATGTTATGATCGTAAACCCCAATAAAATGCTACATGAGCAAGAATTCACTTAGGCGCTGTTTGGAAACAAGATTTGCATTTGTATTGTGATTTCAATTCAGATGTATTTAAAATATGTGTAATTGAAATCTGAGTATTTAATTTTACtgttttcggttttttttttttttaattactgtTTGGATTACAACTAGTaatatgaagatttgagattgGAGATTTAGATTTTCCCTGTACCATTAGAACCCAAAtctgatgctctccctctccaACTCAGCCGAGTCAACCATTGAATCACTCTCCAATTTAAATCAGATTCCCGACTCGAGCTTCACCTCCATAGACCACGAATTTCCTTGTTGCAAACCAATCATCGGAGGGACGGAAGAAATGGTGAGAACAAACTCGAAGAGAAAGAAACAGAGAGGATGTGAAAGAGAGTAGATCGAGGGATGTGAGAGAAAGAGTAGACAGAAGAATGAgattgaaagagagagagaggaagtgagGGAGGAAGTAGgcacaattttttttctcttttgtcaaGAGGTGAAGACGTGGAGATTTCAAATAACTAGGGTCCCCTACTTATTTGAAATCATCAATTTTTCAGGTCTGAAATCTGAGGGAGGATTTTGGGAAAGTCCAAATCCCCATCAAATTAAGTTACCAAACAGGTTGATTCCAAATCCTCAACTCCAAATCACCCTATCCAAACAAGGCTTTAGAACATGTGCACATTACAGCAAACAAATAATGCAGAATCAAATAACATGTTGCATGAAAATGTCATAAAAAAGCCTGGAACAAAACTAAAACTATATACTATGTTCTAATCAGATATTTGAACCATTTTACAGGGGGATACAATTCATTGGGTTTCTTAGGTGCATACATTTTGAGAGAAATTTATATGACACATCATCCTATATTTCCTTCCGTTGTGCAAACTGAGAATAGATGTGCATGGCAGACATTTATGAATTCTCCACCCATAAACTATTAGTCATTACAATCCATATATTTGCAATACAGGTTACTATCCTGCCTTAGTGTGCTTGCAAGTTTGCATAAATATAGCAAGCAACAGCAAAGAAAccgcattttttttttagggtgcTTCTCCATTCTACTGCTCAAACCATAATGATCGCCTAAGATGATAACCAGAACAGACAGAACAAAAATCATGTTTATCAGCAGGCCTTGGCTTTATAGCATAGATGGatagatatatgtataaaagaATTAATCAAAGTACAGGGAAAGGAATTAGACTTGGCGTATGCGATATCCTAACCGTCCTCAGGAAAATGATAAAAAATCAATATCATGTACATCAACATTCATTATCACAGAACATGAAGAGCATGGCATATACTAAATGCTGCACACTGGGTGTAGGTTGGGATATCTACTGGCTCACGAGAATTTGACTGCTAAAGATTAGGCAGGCCTGTTTGTTGTGTAAG
This region includes:
- the LOC133720508 gene encoding uncharacterized protein LOC133720508 isoform X2, with the translated sequence MGGVTSSIAAKFAFFPPNPPSYRVIADDSCGGRLYIPEVPRRDDVDILKLRTRRGNEIVAVHVKHPKASATMLYSHGNAADLGQMFELFVELSARLRVNLMGYDYSGYGQSTGKASECNTYADIDAAYKCLKEQCGVKDEQLILYGQSVGSGPTVDLASRIPTLRGVVLHSPIMSGLRVLYPVKRTYWFDIYKNIDKIAMVNCPILVIHG